From the genome of Bradyrhizobium sp. ORS 278:
TTGAACGCAAGACGCGACCGCACGAGCTCGCTCGGCTGAGCGATCGTTCAATTGACCGGCGCGACGCCCGTACCTGTCGCCCGACAACGTTCCGCCTCAATCATCATCGGCACTCGCTCAAGCGCCGCCAGGCTGCACGTAGCAGAACACATAGCGGTTGCGACTCAGGAAGATCACGCCGTGACCGGTCGGATTTCCCTTGTCCCACTTCAGCTTGTAATCGGGAACTTCGATCTCCGTGCCGACATCGATATGCGGCCGCCCACGCGGCTCGTCCGGGCGATCATCGGTGATGGTCACATAGGTCTTGCCGTCGCGGACGTGAATCTCGTCGGCGAAATAGGCGTCGGCCTCGCCGCAGCAGGACGCCGTCGGCACATCGGGCTGCATCAGCGCCTCGTACCATTTTCGCAGCGCTGGATCGGCCGCCCCCCATTGACCGAGATCCCGCGCATTCGCACTCACCCAAAGGCAACACAGCGTGCCGAGCCAAAGGATGGTTCGCCTCATCCGTCTACTCCTCTGTTGATCCTGGCATGTTGCAGCGAAGCAATGTTCATGCCGCAGAGCAGCATGAAAAAGGTGCGATCATGCCGACCGCAATTGTGGAGGAACTACAAAGGCTTGGCTGAGCGCTTGCCGTCGCACGGGAAAACATTCCCGACTTTCAGAAGGTGATTGCCCAGCTTTTCGTATTGACGCTTTCCGCAATCGAGCGGAGTGTTGTTCCCGCAGCGTCAGGATAGGCGCGCAGAAAGATCTTGGAGGAAATGAATGAAGCGGATCGCGCTGGCCGCGGGCCTCGCTGTGCTTGCATCTCAAGGTGCAAACGCGCAAAGCGCCGATCAGTTGGTCAAGGGTGCAACTGATACGGCAAACGTCCTCAACTACGGCATGGGTTACAATCTGCAGCGGTTCAGCCCGCTCACGCAGATCAACAAGGACACCGCCAAAAATCTCGTTCCGGTCTGGAACTACAGCTTCGCCGACGATCGCAGCGAGGAATCGCAGCCGCTGGTGTACCAGGGCGTGCTCTACGTCACGACGCACAATGCGACGATGGCCGTCGATGCCAAGACCGGCAAGCAGATCTGGAAGAGCAAGGTCGAATATCCGGCCGAGACGCCGCGGGTGGTCTGCTGCGGCATCATCAACCGCGGCGCGGCTCTGTATGATGGAAAGGTCTTTCGCACCACACTCGATGCCAATGTGATCGCGCTCGATGCCAAGACCGGCAAGGAACTGTGGCGCCAGAAAGCCGCCGACATCAAGGAAGGCTATTCGATGACGGTCGCGCCGCTCGTCGCCGACGGCGTCGTGCTGACCGGCATCTCCGGCGCGGAGTTCGGCACTCGCGGCTTCATCGACGGCTGGGATCCGGCCACCGGCAAGCATCTCTGGCGCACACACACCGTCCCGACCCCGGATGAGCCGGGCGGCGACACCTGGAAGGGCGACACCTGGAAGCTCGGCGGCGGCTCGACCTGGATCACCGGCTCCTACGATCCCGAGCAGAACACCGTGTTCTGGGGTGTCGGCAATCCCGGCCCATTCAACGCGGCGGTGCGTCCGGGCGACAACCTCTACACTTGCTCGGTGCTCGCGCTCGATCCGAAGACCGGCAAGATGAAATGGCACTTCCAGTTCTCGCCGAACAATCCGTTCGACTATGACGCCGTCGCCGAGATGGTGCTTGCCGACATGAACGTCGAGGGCAAGCCGACAAAGGTGTTGATGAACGCCAACCGCAACGGCTTCTTCTACGTGCTCGACCGGACGAACGGCAAGCTGCTGGCAGCCAACCCCTACGTGAAGGTCAACTGGGCCTCCAGCATCGATCTGAAGACTGGCAAGCCGGTCGAGACCGACGTGACGCGTGACGCGCGAGAGGGCAAGAAGGTTACGGTCTATCCGTCGATTCTCGGCGGCAAGAACTGGGAGCCGATGTCGTTCAACCCGCAGACCGGTCTCGTCTATGCCAACACGCTGGTGTTCGGCGGCCATTACAAGACCGAGCCCGCGACCTACAAGGCCGGCGAGTGGTACCTCGGCATGGACCTGACTGATCTCTGGGATTGGCCGGAAGGTCCGCGCGGTCAGCTGAAGGCCATCGATCCGATGACCGGCAAGACCAAGTGGGAGCAGCCGAGCGACATTCCGCGCTTCTCCGGCGTGCTGTCGACCGCGGGCGGCGTCGTGTTCTCGGGCAAGCTCACGGGCGAGTTCGAAGCTTTTGATGCCGACAGCGGCAAGAAGCTCTGGCAGTTCCAGACCGGCTCCGGGATCGAAGGTCAGCCAGTCACCTGGCAGCAGGATGGCGTGCAGTACGTCGCCGTGACGTCTGGTTATGGCGGCGTGTACTCGCTGTTCTCTGGTGATGAGCGCCTCGCCAACGTTCCGGCGGGTGGCTCGCTCTGGGTCTTCGCGGTCAAGAACTGAGTTCGGATTGCCCGTGACAGAGAAGATGTTCATGAGAACGGCGGCGACCTTCGCCGCCGTCGTTGCGATCTCGGCCGCGCTTTCCGCGGCTGCCTTCGCTCAACAGCAGGACGGCGAGGCCGCACATAGTCCGATTGACCTTGGCAAGATGACCTTCGCTCAGAAGTGCTCGCATTGCCATGGACCGAACATGGTGAACTCCGGCACGATCACGCCGGACCTGCGCCGGTTTCCAGACGATCAGCCGCGCTTCGTCACGACCGTGAAGCAAGGCAAGAACGGCCGTATGCCGCCGTGGGGCGATATTCTCAGCGATGATGAGATCACCGCGCTGTGGGCCTATGTGTCGAGCCGGAGAGCGCAATGATGCGCCGCCTTGCTTTGTGGGCGGCTGCCCTCCTGATGTCGGCGGCGTCGCCAGCGGCGTATGCTGCTGACGACGTGCTGCGTATCTGTCTGGACGAGAATCTTCCGCCGCTGTCGGTCCATCATCGCGGCAAGTTTGGCACCGGATTCGATGTGCTGCTCGGCCAGACGATCGCGGATCGCCTTGGCAAGAAGCTCGAGATCCAGTGGTTCGAAAGCAAGCTTGACGAGGATTCGAGCCCCGCGCTCGAGGCGAACGCTCTCCTTTCCGACGGGCGCTGCGCGCTCGTGGCAAGCTATGCGTTCACACAGGACGGGTTGGTCACGCCGGGCGTCAAGACAGCCAAGCTGCCGGACTTCGACGGCGCGACGCGCGACGATCGGCGCCGGCGTATCCCGGTCGGCACGCTGGTGCCGAGCAAGCCGTATTTGTTCTCGACTCTCACCGTGGTTCTCGGACCGGGCGCGAAGCAGCGCCAGATCAGCGATATCGGCGATCTCGCCGGTCTTCGGCTGGCGATCGAGAGCGGCACCCTGGCTGACGCCATCCTGATGACCTTCGATAGAGGCCGCCTGATCGACGATATCACGCATCTCATTCCCACGCGCGATGACCTTCTCGGCGCGCTCGAGCAGGGCAAATTCGACGCGACGCTGCTCGACAGCCGGCGGTTCGATGCGTATCGGGCGGCTCATCCAGATAGCAAGCTTGCGGCCTCCGGCTACAGCTACCCGATCGGCGTGAGCCGGGGTTATGTCGGGCTGTCGAGCTCTGCCGAGTTGCTGGCGTCGATCGACAAGGTGTTGACGGAGCTCGGGGCCGCCGGCGACCTGGCAGATCTGGCGCGGTCGGCCGGTCTGACCTACCTGCCCCCACGCGAGCCGATGATTCTCGGCGATGCGTTTCAAAAGATCATCCGGGGTGGCGCGCGCTAGGGCCGTCCCGCTTAGTCGGCGCGCGCAGCCGTCTTGTGCACCGACGACGGCACCACGCCGAAATATTTGCGGAACACGCGGCTGAAGTGGGAGGAGCTCGAGAAGCCCCAGGAGAACGCGACGTCGGTGATGGTCTTACCGCCTTGCGTTTCCAGCTCCTGGCGACAGTGCTGCAACCTTGCGCGCCAGATGTAGTCGCTCACCGTCATGCCCCGGTCGCTGAAGACCATATGGAGGTAGCGCTTGGTACAACCCAAGGCTGCCGAGATCTGGTCGATGCAGAGATCGGGATCGCGCAGGTGCTCGCGAATGAAGGCCTGCGCGCGGATGTAGACGGCTTCGGGCCCGGCCCGGTCGAGCATGCGATCCGCTTCGCGCAACGGCAGCAGCAACAGATCAATCAGCGACTCGGCGACGCTGGCCGCCGAGTTCGGTGACAACCGTGTCGCCTCGTCGAACGCGGAATGCGTGACATCGTGCGCGATCCGGCCGGTGCCGCTGCGGGCCGAGAGCTTGTAGGCCGGCATCTTCTCGGACCGGAAGCCGCGCTCCTGCAGCAGTTCCTTCGGCACGATCACGACGTCATGGCGTGTCAGCGCCGGGCTGATGATGGTGTGCGGCGTCGACACATCATAAGCAAGGCAATCGCCGGGACCGATCTCGATCTGGCGGCCATCCTGCTCAAAATAGGAGGTCCCGTAGGTCTGGAACAGGATCTTGATGTAGGGATGCGCCACCTTTTGCGCCCGCGCATAGGTGTGTGCGATGCGGTGCTGGCTCGCCTCGATCTGGCACAGCTTCAAGCGCGAGACGGTGGTGAAGTTGATGCGTCCCTCGAACGAGGCGCCTTCCAACGGATCGACATCGAAGCGCCCACAGAGATCGGTCAGTGCATCTGACCAACGCTGGATCTGACTCTTGGGTGAGAACCCGGAGGTGGTAAGCGAGCGGATCGTATCGGACATCTTCATCCACCGATTCAAGATCGAGACGCAACGGGTCCGCCGCAGGACGGCGGATGAGAGTGCTGACAGATTACTCCGATTTTAAGGCCGCGATATCCCTTCGCGACACATCAGTTCCATAAAACGCCCTCGACGATCCTCCGCCTTCGTCTCTGCAAGGTCAAGAAAAACATCAACCTTCGGTGGAACCGCATGCTGCGAATTGATGCTACGCAGCAAGAATGCGTTTTGTGTTGCGGACCAGCAAAGCAAATTCTCCTTCAAAAACTTCTCTTCGCTTCACTCTTGAGCAAGCGCTTTTCTCTCTTGGGCAAGTTTCCCGATCCGGAAGTGGATAATCAATGATGCCGAAAACGAATACTGGGCCGCGTGCTGCGGAACCTCAGTTGAACCCGGGAGGAAAGACGATGCGAAGAGTGCTACTCGCAACATGTCTGACGTCAGTCGCGGCGCTCGCCGCGGGTGGCGCATTTGCCAGCGAAGAGCTGGTCAAGATGTCGGCCAACCCGAAGGACTGGGTGATGCCGGCCGGCGACTACGCCAACACGCGCTACTCCAAGCTCAACCAGATCAACGCCCAGAATGTCGGCAAGCTGCAGGTCGCGTGGACCTTCTCCACCGGCGTGCTGCGCGGCCATGAAGGCGGCCCGCTCATCGTCGGCAACATGATGTATGTGCATACGCCCTTCCCTAATAAGGTGTATGCGCTGGATCTGGCCAACGACAACAAGATCGTCTGGAAGTACGAGCCCAAGCAGGATCCGAACGTCATTCCGGTGATGTGCTGCGACACGGTGAATCGCGGCGTCGCCTATGGTGACGGCAAGATCTTCCTGCATCAGGCCGACGACAAGCTCGTCGCGATCGACGCCAAGACCGGCCAGCATGTCTGGACCGCGGTCAATGGTGATCCGAGCAAGGGCCAGACCGGCACCTCGGCTCCGCTCGTGGTGAAGGACAAGGTTCTGGTCGGCACGTCCGGCGGCGAGTTCGGCGTCCAGTGCAGCATGACCGCTTACGATATCAAGAGCGGCAAGCAGGTCTGGAAGGCCTATTCGGAAGGTCCGGACGATCAGATCCTGTTCGACGCGAACACCACCTCGCTCGGCAAGCCGGTCGGAAAGGATTCGAGCCTCAAGACCTGGCAGGGCGATCAGTGGAAGACCGGCGGCGGCTGCACCTGGGGCTGGGTCTCCTACGATCCGCAGCTCGACATGGTGTATTACGGCTCGGGCAACCCCTCGACCTGGAATCCGAAGCAGCGTCCGGGCGACAACAAATGGTCGATGACGATCTTCGCCCGCGCGGCCGATACCGGCGTGGCGAAGTGGGTCTATCAGATGACGCCCCACGACGAGTGGGACTATGACGGCGTCAACGAGATGATCCTGTCGGACCAGTCGATCAACGGCCAGCCGCGCAAGCTGCTGACGCATTTCGATCGTAACGGCCTCGCCTATACGCTCGATCGCGCCAATGGCGAACTGCTCGTCGCCGAGAAGTACGATCCGAAGGTGAACTGGACCTCCGGCGTCGACATGGACAAGAATTCTGCGACCTACGGCCGTCCGAAGGTTCTCGACCAGTACTCGACCGACAAGCAGGGCGAGGACGTCAACACCAAGGGCATCTGCCCGGCCGCGCTCGGCACCAAGGACGAGCAGCCGGCGGCCTACTCGCCGGATACGCAGCTGTTCTACGTGCCGACCAACCATGTCTGCATGGACTATGAGCCCTTCAAGGTGAGCTACACCGCAGGTCAGCCCTATGTCGGCGCGACGCTTTCGATGTATCCGCCCCAGGGTGAGACCAACATGGGCAACTTCATCGCCTGGGACGGCAAGACCGGCAAGATCGCCTGGTCGAACAAGGAGCCGTTCTCGGTGTGGTCGGGCGCCCTCGCAACGGCCGGCGGCGTGGTGTTCTACGGCACGCTGGAAGGCTACCTCAAGGCGGTCGATGCCAAGACGGGCAAGGAGCTCTACAAGTTCAAGACTCCGTCCGGCATCATCGGCAACGTCACGACCTATGAGGCCGGCGGCAAGCAGTATGTCGCGGTGCTGTCGGGTGTCGGTGGCTGGGCCGGCATCGGCCTCGCGGCCGGCTTGACCGATCCGACGGCTGGTCTCGGCGCGGTCGGCGGCTATGCGGCGCTGAGCAACTACACCGCTCTCGGCGGCGCGCTCACCGTGTTCTCGCTCCCGCAGTAAGCCAGGTCCTCTGCTCCGGCGCATGGATGTCCTCCATGCGCCGGCTCGCCTACCCCA
Proteins encoded in this window:
- a CDS encoding ABC transporter substrate-binding protein encodes the protein MRRLALWAAALLMSAASPAAYAADDVLRICLDENLPPLSVHHRGKFGTGFDVLLGQTIADRLGKKLEIQWFESKLDEDSSPALEANALLSDGRCALVASYAFTQDGLVTPGVKTAKLPDFDGATRDDRRRRIPVGTLVPSKPYLFSTLTVVLGPGAKQRQISDIGDLAGLRLAIESGTLADAILMTFDRGRLIDDITHLIPTRDDLLGALEQGKFDATLLDSRRFDAYRAAHPDSKLAASGYSYPIGVSRGYVGLSSSAELLASIDKVLTELGAAGDLADLARSAGLTYLPPREPMILGDAFQKIIRGGAR
- the xoxF5 gene encoding lanthanide-dependent methanol dehydrogenase XoxF5, whose protein sequence is MRRVLLATCLTSVAALAAGGAFASEELVKMSANPKDWVMPAGDYANTRYSKLNQINAQNVGKLQVAWTFSTGVLRGHEGGPLIVGNMMYVHTPFPNKVYALDLANDNKIVWKYEPKQDPNVIPVMCCDTVNRGVAYGDGKIFLHQADDKLVAIDAKTGQHVWTAVNGDPSKGQTGTSAPLVVKDKVLVGTSGGEFGVQCSMTAYDIKSGKQVWKAYSEGPDDQILFDANTTSLGKPVGKDSSLKTWQGDQWKTGGGCTWGWVSYDPQLDMVYYGSGNPSTWNPKQRPGDNKWSMTIFARAADTGVAKWVYQMTPHDEWDYDGVNEMILSDQSINGQPRKLLTHFDRNGLAYTLDRANGELLVAEKYDPKVNWTSGVDMDKNSATYGRPKVLDQYSTDKQGEDVNTKGICPAALGTKDEQPAAYSPDTQLFYVPTNHVCMDYEPFKVSYTAGQPYVGATLSMYPPQGETNMGNFIAWDGKTGKIAWSNKEPFSVWSGALATAGGVVFYGTLEGYLKAVDAKTGKELYKFKTPSGIIGNVTTYEAGGKQYVAVLSGVGGWAGIGLAAGLTDPTAGLGAVGGYAALSNYTALGGALTVFSLPQ
- a CDS encoding cytochrome c, translating into MFMRTAATFAAVVAISAALSAAAFAQQQDGEAAHSPIDLGKMTFAQKCSHCHGPNMVNSGTITPDLRRFPDDQPRFVTTVKQGKNGRMPPWGDILSDDEITALWAYVSSRRAQ
- a CDS encoding methanol/ethanol family PQQ-dependent dehydrogenase, which encodes MKRIALAAGLAVLASQGANAQSADQLVKGATDTANVLNYGMGYNLQRFSPLTQINKDTAKNLVPVWNYSFADDRSEESQPLVYQGVLYVTTHNATMAVDAKTGKQIWKSKVEYPAETPRVVCCGIINRGAALYDGKVFRTTLDANVIALDAKTGKELWRQKAADIKEGYSMTVAPLVADGVVLTGISGAEFGTRGFIDGWDPATGKHLWRTHTVPTPDEPGGDTWKGDTWKLGGGSTWITGSYDPEQNTVFWGVGNPGPFNAAVRPGDNLYTCSVLALDPKTGKMKWHFQFSPNNPFDYDAVAEMVLADMNVEGKPTKVLMNANRNGFFYVLDRTNGKLLAANPYVKVNWASSIDLKTGKPVETDVTRDAREGKKVTVYPSILGGKNWEPMSFNPQTGLVYANTLVFGGHYKTEPATYKAGEWYLGMDLTDLWDWPEGPRGQLKAIDPMTGKTKWEQPSDIPRFSGVLSTAGGVVFSGKLTGEFEAFDADSGKKLWQFQTGSGIEGQPVTWQQDGVQYVAVTSGYGGVYSLFSGDERLANVPAGGSLWVFAVKN
- a CDS encoding helix-turn-helix domain-containing protein, with the translated sequence MSDTIRSLTTSGFSPKSQIQRWSDALTDLCGRFDVDPLEGASFEGRINFTTVSRLKLCQIEASQHRIAHTYARAQKVAHPYIKILFQTYGTSYFEQDGRQIEIGPGDCLAYDVSTPHTIISPALTRHDVVIVPKELLQERGFRSEKMPAYKLSARSGTGRIAHDVTHSAFDEATRLSPNSAASVAESLIDLLLLPLREADRMLDRAGPEAVYIRAQAFIREHLRDPDLCIDQISAALGCTKRYLHMVFSDRGMTVSDYIWRARLQHCRQELETQGGKTITDVAFSWGFSSSSHFSRVFRKYFGVVPSSVHKTAARAD